A single Candidatus Obscuribacterales bacterium DNA region contains:
- a CDS encoding SDR family oxidoreductase has translation MDIQQRHRALITGASSGIGKATALAFAQAGVDLVLLSRSKDNLLKVADEARSHQVDVQIHPLDLTNLEQIQPAIAAIAHQGAPITILVNNAGMGYTGTLVDTSLGDWQAVLTLNLTSVFQCIQGILPSMRDRQQGTIINVGSIAGHQAFPGWGAYNVSKAGLIALSKTLAAEERSHGIRVTLITPGAVNTPIWDTDTVQADFNRASMLTPEIVAQTIVQAALLPAQAVIDELVVMPSAGAL, from the coding sequence ATGGATATTCAACAGCGCCACCGGGCTCTAATTACTGGAGCTAGTAGTGGCATTGGCAAAGCCACGGCTCTTGCCTTTGCCCAAGCTGGTGTAGATCTAGTCTTACTAAGCCGTTCTAAGGATAACCTGCTCAAGGTTGCCGATGAGGCGCGATCGCATCAAGTTGATGTACAGATCCATCCCCTTGACCTCACCAATCTAGAGCAGATTCAGCCCGCCATTGCGGCGATCGCCCACCAGGGTGCGCCGATTACCATCTTGGTGAACAATGCCGGCATGGGCTACACCGGCACGTTGGTGGATACATCGTTGGGGGACTGGCAGGCCGTTTTAACCCTCAATCTCACCAGCGTTTTCCAGTGTATCCAGGGCATTCTACCGTCCATGCGCGATCGCCAGCAGGGCACCATTATCAACGTCGGTTCCATTGCGGGTCATCAAGCCTTTCCTGGCTGGGGTGCCTACAACGTCAGTAAAGCTGGGCTGATTGCCCTATCGAAGACCTTGGCGGCGGAAGAGCGCAGTCATGGCATTCGAGTCACGCTGATTACCCCCGGAGCCGTGAATACGCCGATTTGGGATACTGATACAGTGCAGGCTGACTTTAATCGTGCCAGTATGCTCACCCCCGAAATCGTAGCCCAGACGATTGTCCAGGCTGCTCTGTTGCCTGCTCAGGCCGTCATCGATGAACTCGTGGTGATGCCCAGTGCCGGCGCACTTTAG